One Oryza brachyantha chromosome 3, ObraRS2, whole genome shotgun sequence DNA segment encodes these proteins:
- the LOC102702347 gene encoding expansin-B10-like, which translates to MASSSLLLACVVAAAMVSAVSCHPPKVPPGPNITATYGDKWLEARGTWYGKATGAGPDDNGGACGYKDVDKAPYLGMNSCGNDPIFKDGRGCGSCYEVKCSKPEACSDKPVIVHITDMNTEPIAAYHFDLSGHAFGAMAKEGKEEELRKAGIIDMQFRRVRCKYPADTKITFHVEKGSNPNYFALLVKYVAGDGDVVGVDLKEKGSEEYKPLKESWGAIWRLDTPKPIKGPFTIRVTTESGEKLVAEDVIPDDWKANSVYKSNLQAK; encoded by the coding sequence ATggcctcttcctccctcctgcTCGCTTGTGTCGTCGCGGCGGCAATGGTCTCCGCCGTGTCGTGCCACCCGCCCAAGGTGCCACCTGGCCCAAACATCACGGCGACCTACGGTGACAAGTGGCTAGAAGCCAGGGGCACCTGGTACGGCAAGGCCACGGGTGCCGGCCCCGACGACAATGGCGGCGCCTGCGGCTACAAGGACGTTGACAAGGCGCCCTACCTCGGCATGAACTCCTGCGGCAACGACCCCATCTTCAAGGACGGGAGGGGCTGTGGATCCTGCTACGAGGTCAAGTGCTCCAAGCCAGAGGCTTGCTCCGACAAGCCTGTCATCGTCCACATCACCGACATGAACACCGAGCCCATCGCCGCCTACCATTTCGACCTCTCCGGCCATGCATTTGGTGCCATGGCTAAGGAAGGCAaagaggaggagctccgcaaGGCCGGCATCATCGATATGCAGTTCCGCCGCGTCCGGTGCAAGTACCCCGCCGACACAAAGATCACCTTCCATGTCGAGAAGGGCTCCAACCCCAACTACTTCGCGCTGCTCGTCAAGTACGTCGCCGGTGATGGTGACGTCGTGGGGGTGGACCTGAAGGAGAAGGGCTCTGAGGAGTATAAGCCGCTAAAGGAGTCGTGGGGTGCTATCTGGAGGCTAGACACCCCAAAGCCGATAAAGGGCCCCTTCACCATCCGCGTGACCACCGAGTCTGGGGAAAAGCTCGTCGCCGAGGATGTCATCCCCGACGACTGGAAGGCCAACTCCGTCTACAAGTCTAACCTCCAGGCCAAGTAA
- the LOC102706925 gene encoding branched-chain amino acid aminotransferase 2, chloroplastic-like has product MELHLTTTLPPLSTPRPSPSLRLLASQHASIRNQTYSAPWPPLSSKANSAIRCQASLATNYIETSAVADLDWENLGFGLVHTDFMYIAECGLDGNFSKGEVVPFGPIELSPSAGVLNYGQGLFEGLKAYRKTDGAILLFRPEENASRMRDGAERMCMPAPTVEQFVDAIKQTVLANKRWVPPTGKGSLYIRPLLMGSGAVLGLAPAPEYTFMIFVSPVGNYFKEGLAPINLIIEDNFHRAAPGGTGGVKTIGNYASVLKAQRIAKEKGYSDVLYLDAVNNKYLEEVSSCNIFVVKGNVISTPAIKGTILPGITRKSIVEVAQRKGFKVEERLVSVDDLLEADEVFCTGTAVVVSPVGCITYLGKRVEYGNQGVGVVSQQLYTSLTSLQMGHVEDCMGWTVELNQ; this is encoded by the exons ATGGAGCTTCATCTCACCACCACCCTCCCGCCGCTCTCCACGCCGCGCCCTTCGCCGTCGCTTCGGCTACTTGCTTCTCAACACGCCTCG ATCAGGAATCAAACTTATTCAGCGCCATGGCCACCTCTTTCTTCCAAAGCCAATAGTGCGATACGATGCCAAGCTTCTCTAGCAACTAACTACAT AGAAACTTCTGCCGTGGCTGATTTGGACTGGGAGAACCTTGGTTTTGGACTTGTCCATACTGATTTTATGTATATTGCAGAATGTGGGCTAGATGGGAACTTTTCCAAAGGGGAAGTGGTACCATTTGGACCTATAGAGCTGAGCCCATCTGCTGGAGTCTTAAATTATGGGCAG GGATTGTTTGAGGGCCTAAAGGCATATAGAAAAACGGATGGAGCCATTCTACTATTTCGTCCAGAGGAGAATGCCTCAAGGATGAGAGATGGTGCAGAGAGGATGTGCATGCCTGCACCAACTGTTGAACAATTTGTGGATGCAATAAAGCAAACCGTTTTGGCAAATAAAAGATGG GTGCCCCCAACCGGTAAAGGCTCCCTGTATATAAGGCCGCTGCTTATGGGAAGTGGAGCTGTCCTTGGTCTTGCACCTGCTCCTGAGTATACCTTTATGATTTTTGTCTCCCCTGTTGGGAACTATTTCAAG GAAGGTTTAGCTCCTATTAACTTGATTATAGAAGATAACTTTCACCGGGCTGCTCCTGGTGGAACTGGAGGCGTGAAAACCATTGGAAACTATGCCTCG GTATTGAAAGCACAAAGGATTGCGAAGGAGAAAGGATATTCAGATGTCCTCTATTTAGATGCTGTCAACAACAAATATCTGGAAGAAGTGTCTTCatgcaatatttttgttgtgaaa GGTAATGTTATTTCTACTCCAGCAATAAAAGGAACAATACTGCCTGGTATAACAAGGAAAAGTATTGTTGAGGTTGCTCAGAGAAAAGGCTTCAAG GTTGAGGAGCGCCTTGTGTCAGTAGATGATTTGCTTGAAGCTGATGAAGTTTTCTGCACGGGAACAGCTGTTGTGGTGTCCCCTGTGGGGTGCATTACTTATCTGGGGAAAAG GGTAGAATATGGCAACCAAGGAGTCGGCGTGGTGTCTCAGCAGCTGTATACTTCACTTACAAGCCTCCAGATGGGTCATGTGGAGGATTGCATGGGCTGGACTGTGGAACTTAATCAGTGA
- the LOC102701617 gene encoding expansin-B10-like yields MASSSLLLACVVAAAMVSAVSCHPPKVPPGPNITATYGDRWLEARGTWYGKATGAGPDDNGGACGYKDVDKAPYLGMNSCGNDPIFKDGRGCGSCYEVKCSKPEACSDKPVIVHITDMNTEPIAAYHFDLSGHAFGAMAKEGKEEELRKAGIIDMQFRRVRCKYPADTKITFHVEKGSNPNYFALLVKYVAGDGDVVGVDLKEKGSEEYKPLKESWGAIWRLDTPKPIKGPFTIRVTTESGEKLVAEDVIPDDWKANSVYKSNLQAK; encoded by the coding sequence ATggcctcttcctccctcctgcTCGCTTGTGTCGTCGCGGCGGCAATGGTCTCCGCCGTGTCGTGCCACCCGCCCAAGGTGCCACCTGGCCCAAACATCACGGCGACCTACGGTGACAGGTGGCTAGAAGCCAGGGGCACCTGGTACGGCAAGGCCACGGGTGCCGGCCCCGACGACAATGGCGGCGCCTGCGGCTACAAGGACGTTGACAAGGCGCCCTACCTCGGCATGAACTCCTGCGGCAACGACCCCATCTTCAAGGACGGGAGGGGCTGTGGATCCTGCTACGAGGTCAAGTGCTCCAAGCCAGAGGCTTGCTCCGACAAGCCTGTCATCGTCCACATCACCGACATGAACACCGAGCCCATCGCCGCCTACCATTTCGACCTCTCCGGCCATGCATTTGGTGCCATGGCTAAGGAAGGCAaagaggaggagctccgcaaGGCCGGCATCATCGATATGCAGTTCCGCCGCGTCCGGTGCAAGTACCCCGCCGACACAAAGATCACCTTCCATGTCGAGAAGGGCTCCAACCCCAACTACTTCGCGCTGCTCGTCAAGTACGTCGCCGGTGATGGTGACGTCGTGGGGGTGGACCTGAAGGAGAAGGGCTCTGAGGAGTATAAGCCGCTAAAGGAGTCGTGGGGTGCTATCTGGAGGCTAGACACCCCAAAGCCGATAAAGGGCCCCTTCACCATCCGCGTGACCACCGAGTCTGGGGAAAAGCTCGTCGCCGAGGATGTCATCCCCGACGACTGGAAGGCCAACTCCGTCTACAAGTCTAACCTCCAGGCCAAGTAA
- the LOC102701338 gene encoding protein PAIR1 — protein sequence MKLKMNKACDIASISVLPPRRTGGSGMSAAASAAVASQPRSQPLSFSQQGVGSGGASLLHSHSQSQLSQASIDDNLLGLHLLSPARDQRFGVHEDSSKRMPSLPASSGSCVREESQLQLAKVPSNSMHRWNPSVADTRCQVANEDVERKFQHLASSLHKMGMVVDSVQSDVMQLNRSMKEASLDSSSIRQKVVLLESSLQQILKGQEDLKSLFESSIKGNPDQTSVLNSHARKLDEISSTLSTLQTLMQANIRASKLDEISSTLSTLQTQMQADIRQLQGDIFRVFTKEMEGIVRAIRSLNGRPAAIQMMADQSHNANERLLRSQIPVENRKSPMNQIANARSCVNQTPILNGRPLVSQIPVVNRRPEMNQLNRWIQMNQTPVAAGRSPMNQAPAADGNPRINQKPITKEHPAHLVYPAKVTDQKPKVEQGKVKAAPQKPFASSYYRVAPKQEEVAIIKVTPHVPAKKAPVSIIIDSDDDSEGRASCVILKTETGSKEWKVTKQGTEEGLEILRKARKRRRREMQSIVLAS from the exons atGAAGCTTAAGATGAACAAGGCCTGCGACATCGCATCCATCTCCGTCCTCCCTCCCCG GAGGACCGGAGGAAGCGGGATGAGCGCGGCTGCTTCCGCCGCGGTGGCGTCCCAGCCGCGCTCGCAGCCACTGTCTTTCTCGCAGCAGGGCGTCGGCAGCGGGGGCGCCTCTCTCCTGCACTCGCACTCGCAGTCGCAGCTCTCCCAGGCGTCCATCGACGACAACCTCCTcggcctccacctcctctcccccgCGCGCGATCAG AGATTTGGAGTGCATGAAGACTCATCAAAGAGGATGCCTTCATTGCCAGCCAGTTCAGGTTCTTGTGTGCGAGAAGAGTCTCAGCTCCAACTGGCAAAAGTACCAAGCAACTCAATGCACCGCTGGAACCCCTCTGTTGCAGATACTAGAT GTCAGGTTGCTAATGAGGATGTCGAGCGCAAGTTTCAGCATCTGGCAAGCTCATTGCATAAGATGGGGATGGTAGTGGACTCGGTCCAAAGTGATGTAATGCAGTTAAACAGATCCATGAAGGAGGCATCTTTAGATT CTAGTAGCATAAGGCAAAAGGTTGTTCTCCTTGAAAGCTCACTTCAGCAAATT CTTAAGGGACAAGAAGATCTCAAATCGCTCTTTGAAAGCAGCATAAAAGGCAATCCTGATCAGACAAGTGTTCTGAATTCTCACGCCAGAAAATTGGATGAGATATCCTCTACTCTTTCAACATTGCAGACACTAATGCAAGCAAATATAAGAGCCAGCAAATTGGATGAGATATCCTCGACTCTTTCAACCTTGCAGACACAAATGCAAGCAGATATAAGACAACTGCAGGGTGACATCTTCAGAGTTTTTACAAAAGAGATGGAG GGGATTGTTAGAGCTATCAGGTCTCTCAATGGTAGGCCTGCTGCAATCCAAATGATGGCA GACCAGAGCCACAATGCTAATGAGAGACTGCTGAGGAGCCAGATACCAGTAGAAAACAGAAAATCCCCCATGAATCAAATAGCCAATGCAAGATCCTGCGTGAATCAAACGCCAATACTAAATGGAAGACCACTGGTAAGCCAAATACCAGTGGTAAATAGAAGGCCTGAGATGAACCAATTAAACAGATGGATCCAGATGAACCAGACACCAGTAGCAGCTGGAAGGTCCCCAATGAACCAAGCACCAGCCGCAGATGGAAATCCCCGAATTAACCAAAAACCTATAACAAAAGA GCATCCTGCACATTTGGTTTATCCTGCAAAGGTGACAGATCAGAAGCCAAAGGTGGAGCAGGGAAAGGTAAAAGCAGCTCCACAAAAGCCATTTGCTTCGAGCTACTACAGGGTGGCACCTAAACAGGAAGAGGTGGCAATTATAAAGGTCACTCCACACGTGCCAGCTAAGAAG GCACCGGTCAGCATAATCATCGATTCGGATGATGATAGTGAAGGACGTGCTTCCTGCGTGATTTTGAAGACAGAAACAG GTAGCAAGGAGTGGAAGGTGACGAAGCAAGGCACCGAAGAGGGACTGGAGATCCTGCGGAaggcgaggaagaggaggaggagagagatgcaGTCCATCGTGCTCGCATCCTAG
- the LOC102701896 gene encoding expansin-B10 codes for MASSSLLLACVVVAAMVSVVSCHPPKVPPGPNITASYGEKWLEARGTWYGKATGAGPDDNGGACGYKDVDKAPFLGMNSCGNDPIFKDGKGCGSCFEVKCSKPEACSDKPVIVHITDMNTEPIAAYHFDLSGHAFGAMAKEGKEEELRKAGIIDMQFRRVRCKYPDDTKITFHIEKGSNPNYFALLVKYVGGDGDIFGVDLKEKGSEEWKPLKESWGAIWRMDTPKPLKGPFSIRLITEGDEKLVADDVIPNDWKPDALYKSQLQVD; via the coding sequence atggcctcctcctccctcctgctCGCCTGTGTCGTCGTGGCGGCGATGGTGTCCGTCGTGTCGTGCCACCCGCCCAAGGTGCCGCCTGGCCCAAACATCACGGCGAGCTACGGCGAGAAGTGGCTGGAAGCGAGAGGCACCTGGTACGGCAAGGCCACGGGTGCCGGCCCCGACGACAACGGGGGCGCCTGCGGCTACAAGGACGTCGACAAGGCGCCCTTCCTCGGCATGAACTCCTGCGGCAATGACCCCATCTTCAAGGACGGCAAGGGCTGCGGCTCCTGCTTTGAGGTCAAGTGCTCCAAGCCCGAGGCCTGCTCCGACAAGCCCGTCATTGTCCACATCACCGACATGAACACCGAGCCCATCGCCGCCTACCACTTTGACCTCTCCGGCCATGCCTTCGGCGCCATGGCTAAGGAAggcaaggaggaggagctccgcaaGGCTGGCATCATCGACATGCAGTTTCGCCGCGTCCGATGCAAGTACCCCGATGACACCAAGATCACCTTCCACATCGAGAAGGGCTCCAACCCCAACTATTTCGCGCTGCTCGTCAAGTATGTTGGTGGCGACGGTGACATTTTCGGGGTGGACCTGAAGGAGAAGGGCTCTGAGGAGTGGAAGCCGCTTAAGGAGTCGTGGGGTGCTATCTGGAGGATGGACACCCCCAAGCCGCTCAAGGGACCCTTCTCAATCCGTCTCATCACCGAGGGTGATGAAAAGCTCGTCGCCGACGATGTCATCCCTAACGACTGGAAGCCTGATGCCCTCTACAAGTCTCAACTCCAGGTCGACTAA